Proteins encoded in a region of the Strix uralensis isolate ZFMK-TIS-50842 chromosome Z, bStrUra1, whole genome shotgun sequence genome:
- the SIGLEC15 gene encoding sialic acid-binding Ig-like lectin 15: MREFSLFLLCLLRISRKGVQSNGWSVHVPSDVTGELGKMAILPCTFTHPYKTFDRTLTAIWRIKEPYNGTIVFKCISQSASELCKTAISYKNKYKLLGNPRHKDLSIRIDNLTWSDSERYFCRVELSGDIHDKYESRNGIKLHLIAAPRIINITVSSNGDRTFQARCTAEGEPAPALTWTGPPYSNLTSITSMNHRVTKELRYLTHDGKYTCTAVNSHGRAEGAVYFYKFKASNTSFFLILIFVPLGIKVLILLVILSFTVFSRGGPSSAPSSLARPQLQDSTYENFDRRHGGSQTLPTERRASRHS, translated from the exons ATGAGAGAGTTCAGCTTGTTTCTTCTGTGCCTCCTTCGCATCTCCAGGAAGG GTGTGCAGTCCAATGGCTGGTCCGTTCATGTCCCATCTGATGTTACTGGTGAACTTGGGAAGATGGCTATCCTGCCCTGCACTTTCACACACCCCTACAAAACATTTGACCGAACCCTCACCGCTATTTGGAGGATCAAGGAACCTTACAACGGCACGATAGTTTTCAAGTGCATTAGTCAGAGTGCCAGCGAGCTCTGTAAGACTGCCATCAGCtacaaaaacaaatacaaactgCTTGGCAATCCCCGGCACAAGGACCTTTCCATCAGGATTGACAATCTGACCTGGAGTGACAGTGAGAGATACTTCTGCCGGGTGGAGTTGTCTGGAGATATCCACGACAAGTATGAAAGCAGGAATGGGATAAAACTGCATTTGATTG CTGCTCCCAGGATCATTAACATCACGGTCAGCTCCAATGGCGATCGCACCTTCCAGGCACGCTGCACCGCCGAGGGGGAGCCAGCACCCGCTCTGACCTGGACCGGACCACCCTACAGCAACCTCACCTCCATCACCAGCATGAACCATCGTGTCACCAAGGAGCTCCGGTACCTGACCCATGACGGAAAATACACCTGTACTGCTGTCAACAGCCACGGGAGAGCAGAGGGGGCTGTGTACTTCTATAAATTCAAAGCATCCAACACCTCTTTCTTCCTGATCCTGATCTTTGTGCCGCTGGGAATTAAAGTGCTCATTTTGCTGGTGATACTGAGCTTCACTGTTTTCTCAAGAGGAG gtccctcctctgctccatccAGCCTGGCCCG GCCACAGCTGCAGGACTCCACCTATGAGAACTTTGACCGCAGACACGGCGGCAGCCAGACTTTGCCGACAGAAAGAAGAGCGTCAAGACATAGCTGA